Below is a window of Leifsonia sp. NPDC080035 DNA.
CCGTACAGGTAGTCGAGGGAGTCGACGACGGACAGGTCGCCGAAGAGCTCGCGCATCTGTTCGTAGATGCGGGTCGGGGCCGGGAACAGCAGCCGGTTGAGGGTCGCCCTGCGCTCCTCGCTCGACCCCTCCAGCGCCTCGGCGTCCGCGGCGGACAGGTCCTCGACGCCGACCTTCACCGTCTTCCCCGCGAGCACCTTGGTGCGGAACGGCTCCGGCCATCCCCCCGGCAGCTCGCCCAGCTCGCCGGCCATGAAGCCGACGACCGAGTCGGGGATGTCGTAGTTCTGCGGGTTCTCGGCGAAGTCGTCCGGGTCGGCGTGCACAGCGGCGAGGTGCAGGGCGAGGTCGCCGACCACCTTCGACGACGGCGTCACCTTCGGGATGCGACCGAGGATGCGGTTGGCCGCGGCGTACATGTCCTCGACGAGCTCGAAGTCCTCCGCGAGGCCGAGCGCCTTCGCCTGCTGGCGCAGGTTGGAGAGCTGGCCGCCGGGGATCTCGTGCTTATAGACCCGGCCGGTCGGGCCGGGAAGGCCGGACTCGAACGGCGCGTACACGTGGCGCACGGCCTCCCAGTACGGCTCCAGGTCCTCGACGGCGGACAGCGAGATGCCGGTGTCGCGCTCGGTGTGCGCGAGGGCGGCGACGAGCGCCGAAGCGCTGGGCTGGCTGGTGGTGCCGGCCATCGGCGCGCTCGCGACGTCCACCGCGTCCGCTCCGGCGCGCGAGGCCGCGAGCAAGGTCGCGAGCTGGCCGCCAGGGGTGTCGTGCGTGTGCACGTGGACCGGGAGGTCGAAGCGCTCACGGAACGCGGCGACGAGCTTCTCGGCCGCGGCCGGGCGGAGCAGGCCCGCCATGTCCTTGATCGCGAGGATGTGCGCGCCGGAGGCGACGATCTGCTCGGCGAGCCCCAGGTAGTAGTCGAGGGTGTAGAGGTCCTCGGTCGGGTCGAGCAGGTCGCCGGTGTAGCAGACGGCGACCTCGGCGACGGCCGTGCCGGTGGCCAGCACCGACTCGATGGCCGGACGCATCTGCGACACGTCGTTGAGCGCGTCGAAGATGCGGAAGATGTCGACGCCGGTCGCCGCGGCCTCGCGCACGAACGCATCGGTCACCTGCGTCGGGTACGGTGTGTAGCCGACGGTGTTGCGGCCGCGCAGCAGCATCTGGATGTTGATGTTCGGCAGTGCCTCGCGGAGCGCCGCGAGACGCTGCCAGGGGTCCTCGCCGAGGAAGCGCAGCGCGACGTCGTAGGTCGCGCCTCCCCACGCCTCCACCGAGAGCAGCTCCGGCGTCATCCGGGCGACGTACGGCGCAACGGCGAGCAGGTCCTTGGTGCGGACGCGGGTCGCGAGCAGCGACTGGTGCGCATCGCGGAACGTGGTCTCCGTGACCGCCAGCGCGTTCTGCTCGCGGAGCGCCTTGGCGAAGCCCGCGGGACCCAGCTCGAGGAGGCGCTGGCGCGAGCCGGCCGGAGCCGGGACGCTCAGGTCGATGCGCGGCAGCTTCTCCAGCGGCTCCGCCGTCTCCGGGCGGGCGCCGTTCGGCTGGTTGACGGTGACATCGGCGAGCCAGTTCAGGACCTTGGTGCCGCGGTCCTTGGACGCGCGGCCCTTGAACAGCTCCGGACGCTCCTCGATGAAGGAGGTGGAGACGTGGCCGGCGATGAAGTCCGGGTCCTCCATGACCGCCTGCAGGAACGGGATGTTCGTGGCGACGCCGCGCACGCGGAACTCCGCGAGCGCGCGGCGGGCGCGGAGCACCGCGGCCGGGAAGTCGCGGCCGCGGCAGATGAGCTTCGCGAGCATCGAGTCGAAGTGCGGGCTGATCTGCGCGCCGGGGTTGATCGTGCCGCCGTCCAGTCGGATGCCGGCGCCGCCCGGCGAGCGGTAGGTGGTGATCTTGCCGGTGTCCGGCCGGAAGCCGGCGGTCGGGTCCTCGGTGGTGATGCGGCATTGCAGGGCGGCGCCGCGCATGTGCACGGTGTCCTGGCTGAGGCCGAGGTCGGCGAGGCTCTCCCCCGCCGCGATGCGGATCTGCGACTGGACGAGGTCCACGTCGGTGATCTCCTCGGTGACCGTGTGCTCGACCTGGATGCGCGGGTTCATCTCGATGAACACGTGCTGGCCGGCGCGCTCGCCCGCGGTGTCGAGCAGGAACTCGACGGTGCCGGCGTTCTCGTAGTTGATCGACTTGGCGAAGGCGACCGCGTCGCGGTAGAGCGCCTGGCGGATGTCGTCGGAGAGGTTCGGGGCCGGCGCGATCTCGACCACTTTCTGGTGGCGGCGCTGCACCGAGCAGTCGCGCTCGAAGAGGTGCATGGTCTCGCCGTTGCCGTCCGCGAGGACCTGGACCTCGATGTGCCGCGGGCGCAGCACGGCCTGCTCCAGGAACATGGTCGGGTCGCCGAACGCGCTGTCGGCCTCGCGCATGGCCTCCTCGAGCGCGGGACGCAGCTCCTCCTTCGTGTTCACCCGGCGCATTCCGCGGCCGCCGCCACCGGCGACCGCCTTGGCGAAGATCGGGAAGCCGATGTCGTCGGCGCCCGCGAGCAGCTCGTCGATGTCGCGCGAGGGCGGCGTGGACTTCAGCACAGGGACGCCCGCGGCGATCGCGTGCTCCTTCGCTGTGACCTTGTTGCCCGCCATCTCCAGCACCTCGGCGCGCGGGCCGATGAAGGCGATGCCGGCGGCGCGCGCCGCGTCGGCGAGCTCCGGGTTCTCGGAGAGGAAGCCGTAGCCGGGGTAGATCGCGTCGGCGCCGGACTCCTTGGCGACGCGGATGATCTCCTGCACATCCAGGTAGGCGCGCACCGGGTGACCGGGCTCGCCGATCTGGTACGCCTCGTCCGCCTTCAGACGGTGCATCGAGTTGCGGTCTTCGTACGGGAAGACGGCGACGGTCTCCGCGCCCAGCTCATAGGCGGCCCGGAAGGCACGGATGGCGATTTCACCGCGGTTGGCAACGAGGATCTTACGGAACATGCGGACCTTTCGAGCAGGGGTCGACACCACACAGCAAACGGTTAGGTTCTCTAAGACTAGTGAAGGTAACGTGGCTCTCGTGCACGTACTCAGCGTTAGTTCCCTCAAGGGCGGTGTCGGAAAGACCACGGTGACGCTTGGGCTTGCCTCGGCGGCGTTCGCGAAAGGGCTCCGCACCCTGGTGGTCGATCTCGATCCGCAGTCCGACGTCTCCACCGGCATGGACATCCAGGTCGCCGGCCATCTGAACGTCGCGGACGTGCTCGCCTCCCCCAAGGAGAAGATCGTGCGCGCGGCGATCGCGCCCTCCGGCTGGACCAAGGGCCGCAGCGGCAAGATCGACGTGATGATCGGCAGCCCGTCTGCCATCAACTTCGACGGACCGCACCCGAGCATCCGCGACATCTGGAAGCTCGAGGAGGCGCTCGCGAACGTCGAGCACGACTACGAGCTCGTGCTCATCGACTGCGCGCCGTCCCTGAACGCGCTCACCCGCACCGCGTGGGCCGCGAGCGATCGCGTCGCCGTCGTGACGGAGCCCGGCCTGTTCTCGGTGGCGGCCGCCGACCGTGCCCTGCGCGCGATCGAGGAGATCCGCCGCGGACTGTCGCCTCGCCTCCAGCCGCTCGGCATCATCGTGAACCGCGCCCGGGTGCAGTCGCTGGAGCACCAGTTCCGGATCAAGGAGCTGCGCGACATGTTCGGGCCGCTCGTCCTCTCCCCGCAGCTGCCGGAGCGCACGTCGCTGCAGCAGGCCCAGGGCGCGGCGAAGCCGCTGCACGTCTGGCCGGGCGAGAGCGCGCAGGAGATGGCGCACAACTTCGACATGCTGCTGGAGCGGGTCCTGCGCACGGCGAGAATCGGCGAGTACGCGACCGCCGGCTCCTGAGCCCGTCGCGCTCACGCCTCGAGCGGTGAGTCTCTGCGCCTATCCGGCGTGAGTGGCGATGTCATGTCACCACTCGATCGCGAAGAGGGAGGGTCAGGAGGCCTTCGACTTGGCGGCCCGGCGCGCGGCGAGCTCGTCGAGCGAGTCGGCCTGGGTGTCCAGTTCGACGAGCGAAGACTCGACCTCGCGGAGCACCTTGCCGACGGCGATGCCGAAGACGCCCTGGCCGCGGCTGACGAGGTCGATCACCTCGTCGTTGGACGTGCAGAGGTAGACGCTCGCACCGTCGCTCATCAGCGTGGTCTGCGCCAGGTCGTTGACGCCCGCCTCGCGGAGCTGGTTGACGGCCGTGCGGATCTGCTGGAGCGAGATGCCGGTGTCCAGCAGCCGCTTCACGAGCTTCAGGACGAGGATGTCGCGGAAGCCGTACAGGCGCTGCGAGCCGGAGCCGGCCGCTCCGCGAACGGTCGGCTCGACCAGTCCGGTGCGGGCCCAATAGTCGAGCTGGCGGTACGAGATCCCCGCCGCCCGCGCGGCGACCGCACCGCGGTAGCCGTTCGCGTCGTCCATCTCGGGCAGGCCGTCCGTGAACAGCAGCCCGAGATCGTACCGGGCAGCGTCGCTGTCACGACTCAGTTCGCTCATGTGTCTGCCTCTCGCCCGGTTCGCGCGTTGACGCGCCTCGAAAGTGGCGCTTCAACCACGGTACCCATCGCCCGCGCGTCGGGCAACGACATCGGCCCATTCGGCGTCGGCGTGTCGAGCCCTGGTCGCGATCACGGGCGGATGCGCGCGAGCGACGAGCGGATGATGCTGCCGCGGACCACGTCGAGGTGCGCCGCGATCTCCCGCGCCAGCTCGGCGGTCTGCGCCTTCGACGTCACGTCGTTCCGCCGCGCGATCGGCACCAGCGCGGTCTCGATCAGGCCGATCTCGCGCTCGGCGGCGGCGCGGAAGCCGCGCAGGTGGCGCGGCTCGATCCCGCTGCCCGCGAGCTCCGCGAGCGCGCGCAGCACGGTCAGCGCCTCCTCGCCGAAGCGATCGGCCGGAGCGATGAGGGAGGCACTGATCGCCTGCTGCAGCAGTTCCGCGCTCGCCCCCGCCTCGCGCAGCAGCTCGTCGCGGGAGAACCGCCGGCCGGCCGGGAGCATGGAGGCGTTCGTCGCCGTTCCCGGCAGCTGGGGGTTCCTGCCCGCGTCCAGGTCGGCCAGGTAGGTCTTGATGACCTTCAGCGGCAGGTAGTGGTCGCGCTGCATCCCGAGCACGGTGCGCAGCCGCTCGACGTCGGCCGGCGAGAACTTGCGGTAGCCGGACGCGGTGCGCGCGGGCGAGACGAGGCCGCGCTCCTCCAGGAAGCGCAGCTTCGACGACGACAGGTCCGGGAACTCCGGGGTCAGGCGCGCGAGCACCTGGCCGATCGAGAGCAGGGCGGGCGAGGCGGCCTGGGTGCGCGCCGCTTGCCGAGCCACTGACTAGCCGTTCGCCGCGGCGGCGAGGTCTTGGCGGGACGCGTAGAAGGTGAGGCGGAACTTGCCGATCTGCACCTCGGCCGAGTCGGACAGCAGCGCGCTCTCGATGCGGACGCCGTCGTAGTACGTGCCGTTCAGCGAGCCGAGGTCGCGGACCTCGAACGCGGTGCCGCGCCGGGTGAACTCGGCGTGCCGGCGGGATACCGTCACGTCGTCCAGGAAGATGTCGGCGTTCGGGTGCCGGCCGGCGCTCGTCACGTCCGCGTCGAGCAGGAACCGGGCTCCCGTGTTCGGGCCGCGGCGCACGATCAGCAGCGCCGATCCCGACGGCAGGGCGGCGATCGCCTCCTGCTCCTCCGGCGAGATCTCGCCGTCGACCGGGAACATCTTGGACACGAACTCCTCGCCGAAGCGCGCCGTCGTATCCTCGTTCCCCACCGCGGCATCACGCAGGGGGTTGTTCGCGGCGTCGCGATTCCGCGCGTCGTCCCCGGCGTCAGCCGGACCGTTGTTGAATGTCTCGTCAGGCACCGTCAACCTCCTCATGGTCCAGCGTATCGGATCGTGGGCCGCTGTCATCGGCCGGAAGTCTGATCACCCTGGCCGTCTCGCGGATGTAGACGATGCCGGCCCACCAGTAGAGGAATGCGCCCCAGAGCGCGAACGCCCACCCGAGCGGCAGGGAGAAGGGCGCGAGGGCGCCGAACGCCTCGCCCAGCATGAGCAGCGGGAGCGCCCAGAACAGGCAGAACGTCGCCACCTTGCCGAGGTGGTGCACGGGGAGCGGTCCGAAGCCGTGGTTCGCGAGGATGACGCCGAGCACCGCGAGCATGACATCTCGTGCGACGATGACCGCGACCAGCCACCAGGGGATGACCTCGCGCCACGCGAGCCCGATCAGCGCGGCGAAGATGTAGAGCCGGTCGGCTGCGGGGTCGAGGAGCTGACCGAGTCGCGACACCTGGTTCAGACGGCGGGCGAGCCAGCCGTCGAGGAAGTCGGTGATGCTGGACACGACGAGGACGAGGAGCGCGAGCGCATCCTCCCCCACGATCACGAACCCGAGGAACACCGGCACCAGGGCGAGCCGGAAGAAGCTGAGGGCGTTCGGGATCGTCCACACGCGCGAACTGACCGCGCCGACTGAATCCACGTGTCGAGTCTATCGACGCCGCCGACCCATCCCACGCCGGTCCCGCCCTAGGATGTGCGGGTGGAGCCGTTTCTGATCTGTCTCTGGGTGCTCGCCGCCGTCTGCGCGCTGACCTGGGTGCTCTCGCTCATCACGGGCGAGCACTCGTGGGTCGACCGCATCTGGTCCGTCGTGCCGCTCGTCTACGTCTGGATCTTCGCCGGCGCCGCCGGCCTCCAGGATGCGCGCCTGAACCTGATGGCGGCGCTCGTCACGCTGTGGGGCATCCGGCTCACCTTCAACTTCGCCAGGAAGGGCGGCTACGCCCCCGGCGGCGAGGACTACCGCTGGGAGGTGCTCCGCGGCCGGATGAGCCGGGGCGCGTTCGCGGCGTTCAACCTGTTCTTCATCGTGATCTACCAGAACGTGCTGCTGCTGCTCATCACGCTTCCGGCCTGGACGGCGTTCGAGCACCGCACGCCGCTCGGCGCACTCGACGTGGTCTGCGCGGTGCTGTTCCTGGCGTTCCTGGTCGGCGAGACGGTCGCCGATCAGCAGCAGTGGAACTTCCACCAGTGGAAGAAGGCGGAGAAGGCCGCCGGCCGCGAGCCGAGCCCGCGCTTCCTGCAGACCGGGCTGTTCCGCCTCTCGCGGCACCCGAACTTCTTCTTCGAGCAGGCGCAGTGGTGGGTCGTCTTCCTGTTCGGCTGCGTCGCCGCGGGCTCGCTGCTGCAGTGGACCGTGATCGGGCCGCTGCTGCTGACGGGGCTGTTCATCGGCTCCACCGTCTTCACGGAGAGCATCTCGAAGTCGCGCTACCCCGAGTACGCCGAGTATCAGGCGCGCACGTCGCCGATCGTGCCCTGGTTCCCCGGGCGCGGGAACGCGGCGCGCATGTGGTCGGAGTCGAGGTAGTCGGCCACGCCGATCAGGATCAGGCTGAACAGGATCTGCTCACTCACCATCCAGAGCGGGTACAGGCCGGGGATGGCCGCGATGACCAGCGTCACCACCGGGAAGATCTTCGAGAACAGCCGTAGCCGCGAGTACGCCCAGTAGTAGCCCTTCTGTGCGCGCCACGCGAAGTAGAACAAGGTGACGGTCATGCCGAGCACGACGACCGAGCGCATCCACACGGCGAACGGGACGCGCGTGCCGTCGAGCGTGAGCACCGTGGCGACGGCGACCGCGGCGACGCCGATCAGCAGCTCGGCGACGAGCAGCCAGCCGATGACGACGAACGCGCGCCGGGTGCGCGGGTGCGTCGTCCCCTCCTCGGGAACGGTGTAGCCGGCGTGCCGGCCACCCGCGATCCGATCGAGCCGTCTGAGCAGGGAGTCCATGTACTCACGGTAACCCGGGCGACCATATCGGTGCTTCCGCCTTTCGATGGACTGGGGCAGAGTGGGCCGCATGGTCACCGCACGAGACATCTTCAGCGGCTTCAGCGTCGACGACATCGACGCCGCCCGCGACTTCTACCGCGCCACGCTCGGGCTCGACGTCACCGACGGCCCGATGGGCAATCTCGACATCGCCCTGCCGAGCGGCGCGCACGTGTTCGTCTACCCGAAGCCGAACCACGAGCCGGCGAGCTTCACCATCCTGAACCTCGTGGTCGACGACATCGATGCGGCCGTGGACGAGCTGAACGGCAAGGGCGTCGTGACGAAGATCTACGACGACGACGCCTTCCCGACGGATGCGAAGGGCATCGCGCGCGGGAAGTCGGTCGGTCAGGGACCGGACATCGCGTGGTTCCGCGACCCCGCGGGGAACGTGATGTCGGTGCTGCAGGACTGACCGCGGCCGTCCGCGCGACTCAGGCCAGCCGTTCCCGGAGCGCCATCGCGTCGACGGGCGAGCGCACCTTGACGTCGTTGTCGAAGTACGCATAGACGTCGAGGCCGGCCCCCAGCCACTCCCGGATGTCGCCGGCCCAGCGGTCGAGCGCCTCGGGCGTGTAGCCGGAGACGTACAGCTCCTCGTCGCCGTGCAGGCGCACGTAGACGAAGTCGGCCGTCACATCGCGCAGCACGGGATAGCGTCCAGCGGTGTCCGCCACGACAACGGCGACGCCGTGCTCGCGTGCGACCGCCGCGAACGCCGGATCGGTGAAGCTCGGGTGCCTGGCCTCGACCGCGTGCCGGAGCGGGAGGTCGGCGACATCGGCGGCGAAGTCCGTCCTGTCCTCCTCGAGCGAGGTCTCTCGGGCGAGGGCGCGCGCCTCCGCCACCGTCTTCGGGAGCAGGGCGAGGAAGTCGCCCAGTGCCTCCGCGTCCAGCTGGAGGGTCGGCGGCAGCTGCCAGAGCAGCGGCCCGAGCTTCGGGCCGAGTGTCAGCACGCCGGACGCGAAGAAGTTCGCGAGCGCCCCGCGGCAGTTCCGCAGCCGCAGGATGTGCGTGATGTAGCGGCCCCCCTTCACTGCGAAGACGAAGTCCTCCGGAGTGTTCCGCGCCCAGGTGCGGTAGCTCGTCGGGCGCTGCAGGGAGTAGAAGCTGCCGTTGATCTCGATGGAGTCCATCCGCTCGGCCGCGTACTCCAGCTCCGCGCGGTGCGGCAGGCCCTTCGGGTAGAAGACGCCGCGCCAGGGCGCGTACGTCCATCCCGAGATGCCGACGAGCGCCCGCGCCATCAGTGACCCCGGAGGCGCTCGATCAGCCGACGGTCGCGCTTGGTCGGCCGGCCGGCACCGCGCTCGCGCACGACGGTCGCCGGCGCCTCCGTCTTCGGCGGCGGTGGGGGCGTGCGGTCCTCGAAGCAGTCGGCGGCGACGGCGGCTCCGACCCGCTTCACGATGAGGCGCTTGGCGATGTAGATCTTCTCGGATCCGGCGACGAACGCGCGCACCTCATCCCCCACCTTGACGGGCTGGGACGGCTTGGCGCGGTCGCCGTTCACCTTCAGATGGCCTGCCTTGCAGGCGTCGGAGGCCGCGGACCGCGTCTTGAAGAGCCGCACGGCCCATGCCCAGGAGTCGACGCGGACGCTCGAGGGATCCCGCACGTCAGACCGCCGCCTCCTCGGCGAGCTCCGCCTTCCACTTCACCAGGCTGCGCACGGTGCGGCTGCGGTCGGCCGCGAGCTTCTCCATGACATCGGCGGGGACGAAGTAGTTGACGGCGACCCAGCCGCGCACGGTCTCCGACGGGTCGTCGGCGAGCATGCGCAGGATGTCGCACGGCGTCGCCTCGTTCTTGGCGACGCAGCCGCGCACACCGTCGTCGGGGTCCTTCGCGAGGGCGACGAACAGGTCCTCGGGCGTGTTGTAGCTGGAGGCGACCGCCTCGCGGATCTTGGGGTTGGCGTCGGTGGCGAGCAGCCGCAGCCGGCGGATCTTGCTCTCGGTCACCTCGGGCGCCGGGTGCAGCGCGGCGGCCTCCTCGGCGGTGAGCATGGCGGGACGGTGCTCGCGCATGGCCTGACGCTGGGCGGGGGTGTTGAACCGGATGCAGGACATGTCTCCACCGTATTCCCGGATGTGCTCCAAATCGTGGCTCTGACGCCGCTGAATCACGATTCGAGGTGAATCGGGGAAAGGGACGTCACACGAAGCGGACGGCCTCCTGCAGCCGTGGGCGCAGCTCGAAGGCGCGGTCGACGCTCTCGCGGCCGGCCGCGTTGGCGCCATCCCGGAGGATCTTCGGCAGCAGCGAGCGGCGCACGAGCAGGGAGCCCGCGAGCCGTCCGCGCTGCACGACGTCGAACGGCACCGCGAGGGCGTCGTCGGGTACGACGACGATGTGGCCCGTGAAGCGGACGCCGGCCTGGCGGCCGAAGCTCTTCGCGGAGTGGTAGAGGTCGCGCAGCGGCTCCTCGTCGCGCGGGATACCGGGGCCGACGACCTCGCCCTTGGCGAGCTTCACCTCGCCGCCCCAGTCGGCCGAGCGGATCGCGAACAGCCCGGCCGGGCCGAGCACGATGTGGTCGAGCTTGGCATCGCTCGCCGGGTGCACGGCGACGTCGTTCCAGATCGTGAAGCCGATGCCGAGCGAGGAGACGGCACGCGCGGTGGCCTCCTCGGCGAGTGCGACGGCCAGCAGCTGCCGGATCTCGCGCGGGGCGGAGCGCACGAGTGCGGGATCGTACGGGTCGGCGGGCTCGGCGCCCCGGCCCATCCACTCGCGCATGAGTGTCAGGAAGCGCTCCCTGGCCTGACCGCCGGGATGGCCGTAGCTGCGCGGACGGACGGTCGCGCCGCCGCGGGACGAGGACCGCGTCGGGTGCACCGTCGCGCTGAAGCCGCCGGAACCGGACTCGCCCGAGACCGCGTCCATCACCAGGGACTCGCCGCTGTCGTAGCGGGCGCGGTCCTGCGGATCGCCGACGAGCTCCCACGCCGCCTGCACGGCCTGGAACGCGGCGGCGGTGCCCCCGGTGTCGGGGTGCGTCTCGCGCGCGAGCCGCCGGTAGGCACGGCGCAGCTCCTCCTGGCTGACGGTCGAGCTGACGCCGAGGATCTCGTACGGGGTCGGCGCGGCCGGACTGTCGCTCATGGCTGTCGAGACTAGCGTGCGCCGCCGAGGATTCGCCGGATTCTCATTGCGGCCGGAAACTGACCGCTATGCCGCATAGCCTCGAGGTGCAGCACGAGAAACCGACACCGAAGGAAGGCACAGACCATGACGATCAGCGACTGGCGCATCGAGCTCATCATCGTTCCCGTGACCGACGTCGACCGGGCGAAGGAGTTCTACGTCGACAGGCTCGGCTGGAACGCCGACCACGACCACCGCGTCTCCCCCACCCTGCGCTTCGTGCAGGTGACGCCTCCCGGCTCCGCATGCTCGATCTCGTTCGGCGAAGGGCTGACGGACATGGAGCCCGGGACCATGAAGGGGCTGCAGATCGTGATCCCGGATGCGGATGCCGCGCTCGAGCACCTGACCGCGAACGGCATCGAGGCCGAGGGTGTCGCGGACCTGGCCTGGGGCCGGTTCGTGACCTTCACCGACCCGGACGGCAACGGCTGGAGCCTCCAGCAGCTGGTCCGGCCGGAGGCGGGCTGACCCGGACGTCGACAATTCCGGAGATCCTCCCCGACGCGCCGCCCCAGTCTCCGGAACTCCGGTCATTCCGCGGGTTCCGGCCCGCATTCTCCGGAGTCGCCGACAGCGGGTGGCGCGGCCGGATCAGCCGAGCGCGGAGAGGATCAGCAGCAGCGTCACCACGAACCCGCACGCGTAGTTGATCCAGAGGAAGCGCCACCAGCCCCGGTTGGCGGCGCTCGCGCGCGCATCGGGAAGGTTCCAGTACGGCATGGCGGTCGCGATGTACGGCAGCGCGAGCGCCGCGGCCAGCGGGCCCGGCCACGGCGTTCCCAGCATCGCCATCCCGGCGACCGCCCACGCCGCGATCGCGAAGCGCGTGGTGCCGGCCGCGCCGAACGCCGTCGCGATGGAGGCGATGCCGGCCTCGCGGTCCGGCACCACATCCTGCACGGCCCCGAACGCGTGGCTGCCCATCCCCCACAGGAAGAATGCGGCCAGGATCAGCCAGAGCGCGGGCGTGAACGTCGCACCTGCGAGCACGAGACCGTACAGCGCGGGGCTCGCGAAGTGGATGCTGGAGGTCACCGAGTCGAGCACCGGCACCTCCTTGAAGCGCAGCCCGCGCACCGAGTAGGCGAGGACGGCGAACACGCTGCCCGCGAGCACGAGCCAGGACAGCGGCGAGCCGACCGCGACGAGGTAGACCAGGAACGGGACGTTCGTCGCGGCCGCCGCGACCAGCGTCCTCCTGTGCATCCCCGGGTCGAGCAGCGCACCCTCCGCTCCGCCCTTGCGCGGGTTGCGCAGGTCGGACTCGTAGTCGAACACGTCGTTCACGCCGTACATCGCGAGGTTGTACGGGACGAGGAAGTACAGCGTCCCGATCACGAGCGTGAGGTCGACGTGCCCGGTCGTCAGCAGGTACGCGGCCGCGAACGGGAACGCGGTGTTGATCCAGCTGAGCGGGCGTGACGCGAGCAGGAGCTGCCGTGCGGGGCGCACCGCGGTGGTGGCGGTCATCCCGCGCCTCCATCCCGGCGACGGCGCCTGCGACGGCGCCCCGTCAGCAGCCAGAGCGCGGGCAGCAGGACGAGCGCCGCCAGCGGGTAGGCGAAGTCCTCGACGGGCACGAGGCCCACCCGCAACCCGGAGGTCGTCGCGCCGGAGTAGGTCATCAGCCCGACGCCGATCATCACGTTGTCGAAGACAGCGGTGAGGACCGCCAGAAGCGCGCCGGAGACGAGCGCGGGCAGCCACCAGCGGCGCATGAGGTCCACCCGGTCACGGCGCGTGGCCAGCGCGATCGCCAAGACCACGAGGGCGACGGCGAGGAAGGCGAGGCTGATCAGCGCGTAGGTCACGACCGTCTCCCCCGATCGAGCAGCGCGCGTGTCCCGGAGAGCAGGACGAGGGTGAGA
It encodes the following:
- a CDS encoding DUF72 domain-containing protein, whose translation is MARALVGISGWTYAPWRGVFYPKGLPHRAELEYAAERMDSIEINGSFYSLQRPTSYRTWARNTPEDFVFAVKGGRYITHILRLRNCRGALANFFASGVLTLGPKLGPLLWQLPPTLQLDAEALGDFLALLPKTVAEARALARETSLEEDRTDFAADVADLPLRHAVEARHPSFTDPAFAAVAREHGVAVVVADTAGRYPVLRDVTADFVYVRLHGDEELYVSGYTPEALDRWAGDIREWLGAGLDVYAYFDNDVKVRSPVDAMALRERLA
- a CDS encoding S4 domain-containing protein, whose protein sequence is MRDPSSVRVDSWAWAVRLFKTRSAASDACKAGHLKVNGDRAKPSQPVKVGDEVRAFVAGSEKIYIAKRLIVKRVGAAVAADCFEDRTPPPPPKTEAPATVVRERGAGRPTKRDRRLIERLRGH
- a CDS encoding DnaJ domain-containing protein is translated as MSDSPAAPTPYEILGVSSTVSQEELRRAYRRLARETHPDTGGTAAAFQAVQAAWELVGDPQDRARYDSGESLVMDAVSGESGSGGFSATVHPTRSSSRGGATVRPRSYGHPGGQARERFLTLMREWMGRGAEPADPYDPALVRSAPREIRQLLAVALAEEATARAVSSLGIGFTIWNDVAVHPASDAKLDHIVLGPAGLFAIRSADWGGEVKLAKGEVVGPGIPRDEEPLRDLYHSAKSFGRQAGVRFTGHIVVVPDDALAVPFDVVQRGRLAGSLLVRRSLLPKILRDGANAAGRESVDRAFELRPRLQEAVRFV
- a CDS encoding glyoxalase superfamily protein produces the protein MTISDWRIELIIVPVTDVDRAKEFYVDRLGWNADHDHRVSPTLRFVQVTPPGSACSISFGEGLTDMEPGTMKGLQIVIPDADAALEHLTANGIEAEGVADLAWGRFVTFTDPDGNGWSLQQLVRPEAG
- a CDS encoding prenyltransferase, which produces MTATTAVRPARQLLLASRPLSWINTAFPFAAAYLLTTGHVDLTLVIGTLYFLVPYNLAMYGVNDVFDYESDLRNPRKGGAEGALLDPGMHRRTLVAAAATNVPFLVYLVAVGSPLSWLVLAGSVFAVLAYSVRGLRFKEVPVLDSVTSSIHFASPALYGLVLAGATFTPALWLILAAFFLWGMGSHAFGAVQDVVPDREAGIASIATAFGAAGTTRFAIAAWAVAGMAMLGTPWPGPLAAALALPYIATAMPYWNLPDARASAANRGWWRFLWINYACGFVVTLLLILSALG
- a CDS encoding lycopene cyclase domain-containing protein, with amino-acid sequence MTYALISLAFLAVALVVLAIALATRRDRVDLMRRWWLPALVSGALLAVLTAVFDNVMIGVGLMTYSGATTSGLRVGLVPVEDFAYPLAALVLLPALWLLTGRRRRRRRRDGGAG